In the Palaeococcus pacificus DY20341 genome, one interval contains:
- the dcd gene encoding dCTP deaminase, with the protein MILPDHKISKEILIEPFNEKSLQPAGYDLRVGREAMVNGEFINVEETGKVVIPPKGHALILTLERIKLPDNVMGDMRLRSTFAREGILGSFAWVDPGWDGNLTLALFNSSEDEVVLEYGERFVQIAFHRLESPSSRPYRGSYQGSQHLALSKRRKA; encoded by the coding sequence ATGATTTTGCCGGATCATAAAATATCAAAGGAAATTTTAATTGAGCCGTTCAATGAGAAGTCTCTCCAACCTGCAGGCTACGATTTGAGAGTGGGACGAGAAGCAATGGTCAATGGAGAGTTCATCAACGTTGAGGAGACGGGAAAAGTGGTCATACCTCCAAAAGGGCATGCGCTAATTTTAACACTTGAGCGAATTAAGCTACCTGACAATGTAATGGGGGATATGAGGCTGAGGAGTACGTTTGCGAGGGAAGGAATTCTTGGGAGCTTCGCGTGGGTTGACCCGGGATGGGACGGGAACCTAACGCTAGCGCTCTTCAACTCCTCGGAGGATGAAGTTGTCCTTGAGTATGGCGAGCGCTTCGTCCAGATAGCTTTTCACCGTTTGGAAAGCCCCTCAAGCAGACCATATAGGGGAAGCTACCAGGGAAGCCAGCACTTAGCTTTGTCTAAAAGGAGGAAGGCTTAA
- a CDS encoding transglutaminase-like domain-containing protein, with protein sequence MNTKWAGIIGLILLLLTIPVEAKEVQIGVLEKEYIVLSTASMKLTNTGINIDVPITTFYAVNITTAYYTPLKDYKVTYAVYEGQRKIIWAPPMNSSKLIPKYNDSVYLPEDLKNITKELAETSDTIAEFAWKVSWFVHTNITYSDQRFSAERRLIFDFDKYHQDKLLQEIWQKKKGVCRHKALLMVRMLEYVGVEAEYVGGYALATIQGEHEFIPSEELDTISELIKFSTHTGFGHAWVLVHDPNVGWYPLDPTRQRDPLHPIRYDNIAVYKGEYKAFAPDSIPMFRLEKLADITSDVNAVRYRNVKIIESNNTGIIVYNPKKGQIDYLQGGYAWVVPQYFNWSFENEFESVSTTSIDVYHYNNKYYVKIGGIQLPLYFTRKNRVVNPITKEGEYYVYEDLLVIRGKAYFSTPFYVLVVPVIEGHPPGIQ encoded by the coding sequence ATGAATACAAAATGGGCTGGAATAATTGGCTTAATTTTATTACTTCTAACAATACCCGTAGAAGCAAAAGAAGTCCAAATTGGAGTTCTTGAAAAAGAATATATTGTCTTATCAACAGCATCTATGAAACTCACCAACACAGGTATAAACATAGATGTTCCTATAACTACCTTTTACGCCGTAAACATCACAACCGCATATTACACCCCTCTAAAGGACTATAAAGTAACTTATGCAGTTTATGAAGGACAAAGGAAAATAATTTGGGCTCCACCAATGAACTCCTCAAAACTAATACCAAAATACAATGACTCGGTGTATCTGCCGGAAGACTTGAAAAACATTACTAAAGAACTCGCAGAAACCAGCGATACTATCGCAGAATTCGCTTGGAAGGTCTCGTGGTTTGTACACACCAACATTACATACAGTGACCAACGTTTTTCCGCCGAAAGAAGGCTTATATTTGACTTTGACAAATACCACCAAGACAAATTATTGCAAGAAATCTGGCAAAAGAAAAAAGGCGTTTGTAGACATAAGGCCTTACTTATGGTTCGCATGCTGGAATATGTGGGCGTTGAGGCAGAGTATGTTGGAGGTTATGCTCTAGCCACGATTCAGGGGGAACATGAGTTTATACCATCTGAAGAACTTGATACCATCTCAGAGCTCATCAAGTTTTCTACCCACACAGGCTTCGGACACGCGTGGGTTTTAGTTCATGATCCCAACGTAGGTTGGTATCCTCTTGATCCAACAAGGCAGCGAGATCCGCTTCACCCAATAAGATACGATAACATCGCTGTTTACAAAGGGGAGTACAAAGCATTTGCTCCAGATAGCATCCCCATGTTTAGGCTTGAAAAGCTCGCCGATATCACGAGTGACGTAAACGCAGTTAGATACAGAAATGTAAAAATCATAGAGTCCAACAACACTGGTATTATTGTGTATAACCCTAAGAAAGGTCAAATTGACTACTTACAGGGAGGTTATGCTTGGGTTGTACCTCAATATTTTAATTGGAGCTTTGAAAATGAGTTTGAGAGTGTATCCACAACGAGCATTGATGTCTATCACTATAATAACAAGTATTATGTGAAAATAGGTGGGATACAGCTTCCGCTTTATTTTACTAGAAAAAACCGAGTAGTAAATCCGATAACAAAGGAAGGGGAATACTATGTGTACGAGGATTTGTTAGTTATTAGGGGCAAGGCGTATTTTTCGACGCCCTTTTATGTGCTTGTAGTACCTGTTATAGAAGGTCATCCACCAGGAATTCAGTGA